In Serratia sp. FDAARGOS_506, a genomic segment contains:
- the dksA gene encoding RNA polymerase-binding protein DksA, producing MQEGQNRKTSSLSILAIAGVEPYQEKPGEEYMNDAQLSHFKRILEAWRNQLRDEVDRTVSHMQEEAANFPDPADRATQEEEFSLELRNRDRERKLIKKIEKTLKKVEDDDFGYCESCGVEIGIRRLEARPTADLCIDCKTLAEIREKQMAG from the coding sequence ATGCAAGAAGGGCAAAACCGTAAAACCTCGTCCTTGAGCATTCTCGCCATCGCTGGGGTGGAGCCGTACCAAGAGAAGCCGGGCGAAGAGTACATGAACGACGCCCAGTTGTCGCATTTCAAGCGCATTCTTGAAGCGTGGCGCAACCAGCTCAGGGACGAAGTGGACCGTACTGTATCGCATATGCAAGAAGAGGCAGCCAACTTCCCTGATCCGGCCGACCGTGCTACCCAGGAAGAAGAGTTCAGCCTTGAACTGCGTAACCGTGACCGTGAACGCAAACTGATCAAAAAGATCGAGAAAACGCTGAAGAAAGTGGAAGACGATGATTTCGGCTACTGCGAATCTTGTGGCGTGGAGATCGGCATTCGTCGCCTCGAAGCGCGTCCGACCGCCGATCTGTGCATCGACTGCAAGACGCTGGCTGAGATCCGCGAAAAGCAGATGGCCGGCTAA
- the gluQRS gene encoding tRNA glutamyl-Q(34) synthetase GluQRS, with protein sequence MQESHYVGRFAPSPSGDLHFGSLIAALGSYLQARAQRGQWLVRIEDIDPPREVPGAAARILSALEHYGLHWDGQVIYQSQRHDAYRAALDLLQRQGLSYYCTCTRSRIQQIGGLYDGHCRDLQLGPQGAAIRLRQTAPVYGFHDRLQGELHADPALAGEDFIIRRRDGLFAYNLAVVIDDHFQGVTEIVRGADLIEPTVRQIALYRQLQAPVPAYVHLPLALGANGIKLSKQNHAPALPAGDPRPVLIAALKFLRQPLPESWQDLDLPLLLSWAVAHWRLENVPRQEAIPLDENTPAFSKEPW encoded by the coding sequence ATGCAAGAAAGTCATTATGTGGGGCGCTTTGCCCCATCGCCTTCCGGGGATCTGCATTTCGGTTCGCTGATTGCCGCTCTGGGAAGCTACCTTCAGGCTCGCGCCCAACGCGGGCAGTGGCTGGTTCGCATCGAAGATATCGACCCGCCGCGCGAAGTCCCCGGCGCCGCCGCTCGCATCCTGTCCGCGCTGGAACATTATGGTCTCCACTGGGACGGCCAGGTCATCTATCAATCCCAACGTCACGACGCCTATCGCGCCGCGCTGGATCTGTTGCAGCGCCAGGGGCTCAGCTATTACTGCACCTGCACCCGCAGCCGCATCCAGCAGATCGGCGGATTGTACGACGGCCACTGCCGCGATTTGCAGCTCGGCCCGCAGGGCGCCGCCATCCGCTTGCGCCAGACCGCGCCCGTTTACGGGTTCCACGATCGCCTGCAGGGGGAGTTACACGCCGATCCGGCGCTGGCGGGGGAAGACTTTATCATTCGCCGCCGCGACGGGCTGTTCGCCTACAACCTGGCGGTGGTGATCGACGACCATTTTCAGGGCGTGACCGAAATTGTGCGCGGCGCCGACCTGATCGAACCGACGGTGCGTCAAATTGCCCTCTATCGCCAGCTGCAGGCGCCGGTGCCCGCCTATGTGCATCTGCCGCTGGCGCTGGGCGCCAACGGCATCAAGTTGTCGAAGCAAAATCATGCGCCGGCGTTGCCTGCAGGCGATCCGCGCCCGGTGCTGATCGCCGCGCTGAAATTTCTGCGCCAACCGCTGCCGGAAAGCTGGCAAGATCTTGACCTGCCATTATTATTGAGCTGGGCGGTCGCACATTGGCGGTTGGAAAACGTGCCGCGTCAGGAGGCTATCCCTCTGGATGAAAACACGCCGGCATTCTCAAAGGAGCCATGGTGA